Genomic window (Grus americana isolate bGruAme1 chromosome 25, bGruAme1.mat, whole genome shotgun sequence):
GAAAAAACTGAGACGTGAGAAGATGTGCTTTACTAATTCTAAAGCCTTGTTTCTTATTATTGCGTCCAATTCACATATATTGTGACTACAAGCTCGTATCTATCAGGCACATGTTGATGGGGTAAATAATGAAAGAACATACAAGCCTCTAATTTTACACTGACTTCAATTCCCATTTCCATAAAAGACAGCTAGAAAACAGGAATAGAAACTAAActagtaaaaaagaaacacactcTTCTCCATTTCTAACTTTAAGAaccagaaaatttaaaaaaaaaaaaatgaaaataaacttctaCCCAGCTTTATATTTGCTCAGATAagcatttttaacataaatgcCAGAACTACTTCTACGTACAGAGTACTAGGGTCAGCGTAGGACATGCATCTTGTAGGACaacatgttttaattatttgcaaCCAGTGAGTAGCCCCCCCAGTAGGAAAAATAACTAAGTACATAATtgcaaaacaatattttaattgtcaGTTTTAATCTAGGTTTCCTACTTAgatttaaatcacatttttaaatcgCATTGATTTAACTCAATCAGCCCTGCCCGAAGGCCATCTTTCCTGCATGCTATGAGCATACCAAGCAAGTTTTAACCGATTAGATAAATCACTAAATCTCATAACTTCCTAACAGTGATATATCGAGCAATACACAAGCAATAATTATTGTTTAAAGAAGCGTTATCttgaaaactttgcaaaaataagaaGCTAAGTGgacatttcacttttttttttttaacccaaggCACATGATAGCCTGAAACCCAGCCAACTGAATTCTGCAGAAGACTTGCACGATCATTGAAAATATGCCTCTGACTCTTTATTGCCTTCCTTATGATGATGGAAATAACACTAATGCATtagttttattcatttatatatgcatgcatatatatgcatgtatgcacgcgcacacacacggCAACCTTAAGGTGTAACGCTCAAGAGCACAGTAAGAAAAACCAGGCAGTAATGGTATGGAATCACCAAGAGCAAAATTCTGAATAATGGAACTTTCTAGCACAGACAGCTTTACAGGGACCCTCAGCACAGTCCCCGTTACTACCAGTGGAAATATGTTCTTCTGACACTACACAGATTTTTAAGATTCCCATGACAGGAGAAGGCTTAAAAAGCAATTAACTGGCTCTcatatttcaaatgcaaagcCATTATTTTAGAacagcagacagaaaaatatggATCTCTCAGAACTCAAAGATTTGTTATATTCCATAAAAAAAGCCCTTACCGTGATACCTTAAAACGGCAATACCATAGCAGGAACCCACCCTATGGGGATGAGAAAAAGCATTGCAAACCCGATCCAGCATTGTATTATGAAAAATTCCAGGCAATCTGCAAATgatttcccccttccccacccaaaCATCTACTGCAAACTCCTGCAATTGCAAGTAGGACTGCAATAGcgaaaaagatgaaaataaaaccattccTACCTTTAACTTGAGTGTCATATTCAGCTATGATCTCCTTATCCTTTTTGAATTTTGCTGGCGAcgtcatgttttcttttccaaaaagatTAACCTCAAAACAGATCCACCAGAACACAAGATATAAATGCAATTTCGCTCCTCTCAATGCAATGCCTTGATTTTCCGCTTGTCCTCCCCcccacaaaaaggaaaaaaaaatcagtccatGGAGAGAGGGTGTGagacagagcacagcagcagcaaaatgcagATGTTGAGAGATCAGTGGATGGAAGAGGCAGCAGTTTTGTCTCCCTGCACCAAAACCTTTAGCAGCAGCATCAGACTAGCGAGATCCTGCAGCCCCCAAAGGCTCTTCCTGATTGCTAACGTTAATAGCACAGCCAGGGAGTGGAAGTCCTTCCGCACAACATGTTttgtgtgggtttggtttgccttttcttttttttttttaaacgggCTCGGAGACGATGCAAATCAAATCCcaaaagagagcagaaacagAGGACAAGAGGCCgttttctttggtttgcttgcctgcaaatgcaaaaaaaaaaaattaaaaaaatatattttgaaaattacagCTTGCAGCCAGCAGTCACAAGATGCGCTGCCAAAATTTGTGACTGAAGGAAAAGCTGCCTTGACATTGCAAATCGTCCTTTAAGCAGCAGCTTGAGGTTAGAAATGCAGACCGGCCAGGTAACCAAGGGAAAACGCCTACACAGCAGCCAGCCccgggaggggggagaaggggctcATTTGGAAAGCGGGGTCCCCAGGGGAgcgaggggagggaggggaaccAGCCTGCGCAGAGAGAAAGCGCCTCTCCAAAGGAACAGCAATGCGGGGGACGAGCAGCCAGAGCCCGGCCAAGCTGCAGCATCTTCCGCTGGAAAACTGCCCCCAGCCCTCAGTTACACCAGCGCCGGAGGACGAGCCCGGGAGCTCCCCGGCACGCCAGACCCGTCCCCGCCGGAGCGGCTCCATCCGCAGCTTTTCCTTCGGCAGCTCCGGgagtggttttgggggggattttttggttattttggttttttccagcGGCCCCTCGCCGGTGCAGGAGTCAGAGCCAGCCCGCAGCCGGGGCGCCGCAGCCCGGCATGTGCGAGGCAGACGGGAACCTGCCCGCAGGGGGACGGCGGGACACAACTTTTCTcccgtctttttttttttaaactattattatttcttcccccttttttcagggaagggaggggacGAGGCTGCAGCCCCCGCGGAAGATGCGCGTatgggaggaagaaataaataaacacGGCACCCGCCGGATCCGCATCCCGCCCGGGAAGAACAATGAGGGCGGCGGGGAGAGGAAGcgtgggggggtcccgggggggggggccggggctgagggacgcggccccgcgccccgcctcAGGGCCGCGCTgaggggaggctgaggggaggcggcggggccggctgGCGGGGGCAGCCCGCGGCCCCCCGACGggctggcagaggaggggagggggcccGGCGGCCGGGCGGGGCGATTACCTGGGCACTGCGGAGCCGCCTCCCGCAGCCGGGCGTCCTCCGGCCGCTGGCGCCCGCCACCCGGTCCCCCTCaccggcccgccgccgccccgccccgccgcatGGCTCGCCCAATCGGCGGAGAGCGTTGGATAGGAGCGACAAGAATTCTAACCAACCAGACGCCTCTATCTCTCAGCTGTGCCCACCCCTTCTTCCCGCCTCTTGGCACCCGTAGCACCGCCCACCAGGAGGGGATGGGCGGGGCCTGGTGGAGTCCAGTAGCCTGCGCCCCAAGGACTGCGCAGGGGCGGGGCGAGTTATGCAAAGAGACTGCTGGCTGGGCCAATGGGAGCAAGGAAGGGCGTGCCCCTCCGCCACTATCCAGGCGGTAGGGGTGGTACCATCCGTCTCCTCCAACGGCCTGCAAGGAGAGGGTGGGGCCCGCTACTGATTTCCACCAATCAGATCTGGAGGGCGGGGTCTCCCGCGCCCAATGGGAGACTGAGGTCGGAAATTCAAACTGACAGGTGGGAGCGTGGCCGTTGGCGGCGGACGGGACGGGAccggcctggcctggcctggcggcagcagcagcggggcccGGCCGTGGCCGCCCGCCATGTCGGCCAGCAGCTGCACCTTCGAGGATCGGTGCGTGGCCGTGCTGTGCTGCCGTTTCTGCCAGCAGGTGCTGAGCTCGCGGGGGATGAAGGCCGTGCTGCTGGCGGACACCGACATCGACCTCTACTCCACCGACATCCCGCCCTCGGGGTAAGCGCCGGGCCTCCGGGGAGGGCGGCTGGTCCCCACGGGGTCCCTCGGCGGGGCACGGCGACAGCCCCGAGGCCCCGCACGGCCGGCCCGGGCACCGCAGCCTGGCCTTGAGGCCGCGGCCTCCCCCGGTGACCCGGCCTGCCGGGGCTGACAAGGCCGCACGGCCCCCACCGGCCGCCGGCTCCCGTAAAGATCGCTCTGAAAATCTGCCGTCACCAGGCCCCAAAAGAGCACGATCCAACCCGTTCCTCCGCTTCCAGTCCCACCTGGGTCCCCTTCAGCCCTGGGGAAGCCAGGGCGAGAGCAAGACTGTCCCTTCTCTGGCAAATCTAACGTCTAATTTAATCTATTTGTGGGGAAGATGTAGGCTCAGGAAGCCACGGGGAgttcctccagctccttccttAAGCAAAGATTAGAACTCgaaataaatatctgtaaaCAGAACAAACCTGATCTTGCACAGGTTCCAGAATGACTCCCCTCCGAGTCGGTTGCGTGTTGCTTTCCCATAACAATATTTGACTACTAAGGAAATAAGATTGCGAAATAACATGTTAATAAGAAAGTACGGGTTAAAAAGGAGATAAGAAATcaaaggtttggttttaaatgccCTAGCCTTTAAGCTATTGGTCTGTAGCCTTAGCTGAGATTTGCCAGGAACTAGGGCGACGTCTATAATCAGATTTCTGACTGACAGtgccacagccagcagcagggcccGAGCGTGCAAGCGTTAGTGAGCTCTGAGAGCGGCAGTGCTTTCTGCTCTAATTTCAGAGGACTTATGATACGTTCTTGCAACGTCTCATGGGTCTCTTTTTGTTTCCATATGAGTATGGCTGGTAGCCGATAGGAAAAAGGCATTGCATGCTCTTggggaagttaaaaaaaaaacaacaacaaacacaaCACACAAAACTAATGGTGACATCACTCCTTTTGTGACTTCAAACCTGTATTATCAAAACATTATAGTTGTAATAGTAGCCACATCTAAACTTCTGTATTTACTTTCTTCCCATCCAGTACTGTTGACTTCATTGGAAGCTGCTATTTTACTGAAATCTGCAAATGCAAGCTGAAGAACATCGCGTGTTTAAAGTGGTAAGAATGCCGTTCGATGACACTAGCACCTCCTCGAGCACGCGTGCCCTGCCGCAACACTGTTTAACCTCACTCTAGACCACTGCAGTCAGTGCAAGAGTTAAGGGATGAATGAACAGATTGCCTACTCTATTTCAGATTTAATCCTGCTTGATAGAAACTCAGCCCACTACTTCTGGGCATGGCTGCCAGTCTATTTCTGTGCAAGTCCCCAGTGGAAATGTGACAACCTTGTCAGTAGTCTGAGTATATGGGAAAGCTTGCATGCCACCTGCCTGATTAAATGTCTGCTTCAACACCAAGATAATTGTGTGAATAAGGCCGCAGTAAGAAGTAGTTACTCATATTCTAATTAATAGAACATCCTCTTGGCAGATCTAGTTGTTGCTAGCAGATGGAACATGCTGTCACTAAAGTTCTTGGAGTTCTTTTATCCTCTTTATTAATGCCTGATATTTAAGAGTAAAAACAAGTCTCAAATAGCTCACAGTTATTTGAGACGATCCTTCCAGCGTCACAATCAAGACTTTTACCTTGTTCAGATTTAAACGGTGCGGGGTTGTGATGGGAACACAGTATTTTATTGCTTAGACAGAAGTAGAGAAACAGAACTATCTCACCAGAGCGTATGACTGAGAAAGTAGAAAAATGGTTATTCTAGGTTTCAACCTAGGAGAGCAGATAAGGCTTCAATATTCTCAGTCTCATTACTCTTACTACTGACACCCTCCCGTGCTTCTGTACAGATGTATTTTATGTGCGTGATGAACTTCTACATTTATTCCAATGGAATCATTGGCCtccaaaaaaaaacaaacccaccaacaCCATTTGCTGGTATGTAAACTACTCTGGATTACACAATTTAGGTTACTAAATAGTTCTCTATGCCAAAGATCTAAAAATTAGATATTCTGTAACTCCTGACTGATGTTCCCTAAATATTTAAGATGGTTGTTTAAGTACGTTCCCTTAAACTTTATCAAAGCAGGAGCATTACAGAATGGTCTGGTACTGGGACTATTTAACATTAGCTTGAGCTGGAAAACCCAACATCATCTATCTTTTCATCAGGCATTTGTGTTGCTCATTATTTCACTTGTCTTTGTAGTGGTAATATCGTTGGCTATCATGTGATTTCTCCCTGCAAACCTTGCCTGCTGTCCTGCAATAATGGCCACTTCTGGATGTTTCATAGCCAAGCAGTCTTTGGCATCAACAGGCTAGACCCTTCCGGTAAGGAACACatatgtttccttctcttccctgaaATCTTGAATTCTAAGTCCCCCTTTTAATGAGGCATCTCGATATAGTTAAAGCATATGGAGGGAGCATAACATATGGAGGCATAAGGCAAGCGTTACTGTATTGCTAATCTCGCAAACGACTCTGGGGGAGGTAGTTGTAGCTactttgtaaatgaaaatttttaagTGGAAATTTATCTTCATCAGAAAACTTAACCTACCCCTTTTGTGGACAGAAGTCAGAATTTTCTGAAGCAGTATAATAAGTAGTATAAACACAGCCACTAGCTGCTATCTATAGCAGTATGTATAGCTTTACTGTGCTATTAGGCAGCTGTCCAATGGGCAACTCTTGTTGGGTTAGTCATGTTGTCACTTTGACCCTATATAACTGAGTCCTCATGAGCTCAAGCTGAAGTTACAGCTCATGCTATCTGGTTTCTTCAGCTAGGTGTTGTTTGGATGCCAAGTGTCTAGCATAATTTGCCTTGAGTCCTCAGGAGCATGTAGAATTCTGACAAATCATTTCTCCTTCTTGCACATGGGAGTAACTTATAACTTATTGTCTAAACCTTTCAGTGTCACCTGTGTTTCAGatcaatgcatttaaaaataaaacagccatGAGGGGATTATCAATAGCTACAGGAATTAGCTAAACAAATACATATGTAGGCAGGGACTTAGTCTTTGAACTGTGCTGTAAACAAGACGACGACGactttggaagaaaaccaggaaataGTCTAGATAGATTTAACATGAATGTGACTTACCAGGTTTTGCAATGATTAGACATTTGTACAACTTAAAAATAAGGTCACAAtccaaaaatacttttctttttttccttcctctgtcttcttacctccttcctACCAGGTGTGAATGTATTGCTCTGGGGCAACTTGCCAGATTTGGAGGAAAGCACAGATGAAGATACGTCCTGCATCTCTGAGGAGGAGTATATCAGATAAACGTTATCTACAATACTACAGTATCTTCCCTACGTTCGTTACATTGCTGTTtggtttggatattttttttttcctgccagcccATCAGAGCTTTAAACAACACTGGAAACCAGGAAATCTGGAAAACAATCCCAAAAAAGGAAGGTATTGTCTTCCTCTTTCACTGTAGCCTTCCTTAAACTCTTGCATCTGCCTAATGTGTATCTTCTGACTAGAGACGCACCTTGGTTAGATCCATGTCTCTAATATATGGAAATGCAGGTGGAAGATGCATTTACTAAGGTCTaggtctgttttgcttttacatttaaGTCTCAACAGTTGATAATccttaacagtattttttcttctttcctaaaaCAGTATTCACAGAGCAAAATCTTTCAGTTGCTGCCAGAACAGCTTAAAAACCTTAAGAAATAATCAGTCTGGTTGAGAAAATTCTGAGAGAGCTCTGCTTTTGTGGTCACACAGACAATTGCCCAGAGCTTCTATTTTGAGTATACAGAGTTGCTGAACAAGTGGCTTGAAGTACCAGAGCTTTGGCTCTGTGGTCTGGCACTCCTGCTTGGAGCAGGTTGTTCTCTGGGCATCTGCGGCACACCAGGATGCTCCTGAATGTGGACTGGGGAGCTGGCTTAGAGTCTTCCCACCTTCACCTTTCAGTACTCTTAGGATCATGTTTCTGCAGAGATTTAGtcctgttttgtttggggttttttttggttttttctccctgatAAAACCTATATACTGGAGTTACTTAATGTCTAATATAATATAAAGCAGTCTTATTAGACTACACAATAATATCCATCCAGTTctatgtgttatttttttcccctgatagGATGAGCATCCCTCCAAAACAGAACTCAGTCATCCAACTGGGTCTttctagaggagaaaaaaagaaaataaacagagatcAGGTTGAATATTTGGTGTTCATGCCTAACCTGACATGCTG
Coding sequences:
- the FAM72A gene encoding protein FAM72A; this translates as MSASSCTFEDRCVAVLCCRFCQQVLSSRGMKAVLLADTDIDLYSTDIPPSGTVDFIGSCYFTEICKCKLKNIACLKCGNIVGYHVISPCKPCLLSCNNGHFWMFHSQAVFGINRLDPSGVNVLLWGNLPDLEESTDEDTSCISEEEYIR